AATCAAATGAGGCAAAGATGGGAGTTTCTTGTCCAAGAAATTATCATCTATCTCATCATTGCTAGGACGATAGTAGTTCGTGCATtaatgtgtcttgaatgtaCCAATGCTATGAGATGACACTTTTCCAATTGAGTAAACAGCCatatgaatacacacacacacacacacacacacacacacacacacacacacacacacacacacacacacacacacacacagacacacacacacacacacacacacacacggacacacacacacacacacacacacacacacacacggacacacacacacacacacacacacacacacacacacacacacacacagacacacacacaacacacacacacacacacacacacacacacacacacacacacatacacacacacacaatatagtgtataatatactgtataatacactgtatatatactgtataatatactgtataatatactgtatatatactgtataatatactgtatatatactgtataatacactgtatatatactgtataatatactgtaaaatatactgtataatatactgtatatatactgtatatatactgtataatatactgtataatatactgtatatatactgtatatatactgtatatatactgtataatatactgtatatatatatatatatatatatatatatatatatatatatatatatatatatatatatatatatatatatatacgctaGAATGATATCTAGCCGCATACTTGCGGAAGTAGCTGAAGTCCTTAGTTGGGACttccctgtatgtgagtaggtgtgtaagaaataaataaatatatatataaaaaaaaaaaaaaatatatatatatatatatatatatatatatatatatatatatatatatacaagctccaatgcccggcttcgcccgggggacaacacccgggggacaacacccgggtaatagtttaatgacacaaattattgatttgcagacactgtttgctattaatgacagacagacagtacagaaaaacacacaaacagacagacaggtcgcttttataggtagagattacaGCAGagagtatctaaaaatgcgtttgatggttggagaggcagagggggtgtagccaagtcacgtacagtttgtatagagagatctttgtagatttccaaactctctggtctagagtgttggttatcatccctgtgcaaaaaaaagttgcaatcacagcacaaaccaattacactaacttaTGCCCTTGTCAGTGCAACCCAAgccagaccacgtggaggtcagGGCATATACTGGCTCAAAAAATTGGTTGAGACATGCTCAACCTGGAGCTCTCGCTCCGTGAACGTTATGTACCTGCTTGATGTCTTCAGCATAGGTCTCTTTGAGAAATTGATGCATCACCAGCTGCTGCAGCCGCCAAAACGGTCTACTTTgtcctgtttgttgctgtgtgatACATATTGTCTACCTACCTTTTAGTGCATTATTgtagtgttttgtctgtttagtcgTTAGTCATTAATGTTTATCTAATTGACCATGTGTGCATGATTAAAAGCAGTGTCTTGAATGTTCAGTTGGGCTGAATGTACAGCCATGCAAAGGCACAGTCTGAGATGTCATGGAGTGCTTGCACACTCCTATTAACAGTCAACCTCTTCTAAGCTAACCCTGGTTCAGTCGCTGTTGGCCAGcatcataggtgatgttgggCATGAATGCCTGCAGTGAATATAAAGATGATCATCTTGTCGACAGCACTTCCTGGTACACTACGTTTTTGGTTTTTCCTTCTTTTGCCAAGAAAGTTAGTCCATGTTTGGAGGCAACTCTAGAAATGCCAACATAAAGCTGTCCATGGCTAAAGGATGGCTCGTGTAGATCTAGCCCTGCCACAGCTAAGGTCTGCCCTTGTGCCTTGTTAATAGTCATAGCAAAGCAGACCTTAACTGGAAACTGAAGTCGTTTGAATTCAAATGGTAGTCCAGTATCACTGGGAATTAGTGGTATCTTTGGCAGATACACGTCCTGGGCTTTATGCGGTCCAGTAGCAATAGTTGCttccagacagttgttcatcaTTCTCTTTAGTATAAGACGTGTGCCGTTTGCAATCCCAGGAGCCAGATTTCGAACAACCATTAGAGGAATTCCCACCTTTAGAGCCAGTTTATGAGGAGGCATACCAGCAGGTTCCAGGGAGTTAAGAAACTCCGAGGGATAGTGTactgcatcatcatctctgACCGTATCAATTGATTTATAGATCTTTATCTCTCCAGGAAACAGCTGAAGCATCTCCCAGTTAATATCACGAATGGAGACATTGTGTGGTGCGAGAATAGCTCGTTGCATTAGCCATTCGAAGTCTTGGTAGTGATGTTGCAAGTTTGGGTACACTCGCTCTATCAAGGTCTGAGGAGAGTCGGTAACTGTGCCAAGATCTTCTGGAATGAAGATGGTATGACGTCCTTCAACTACCGGTATATGACCGTTCCCAACTCGCAGCAAGAGACTTGCAAACTCAGCAGCGTTGGCGTCACCGTAGAGATAAGCTCTCATGTTAGTTGTCAAAGAATGTGTTTCTACGTGTTGCCATAAATGTGATGACTTGATGCAGGCATCAATTTCATTGGCACGTGTACCTCCTCGAATGACTGGTAATGTCTGACGAAAGTCCCCAGACAGGACAACTAAGATACCGCCAAATGGTCTTGAGGACTGCCTTAGGTCTTGTAATGTGCGATCTAAAGCCTCAAAAGCTAGTTTGTTAGCCATGGTTGCCTCGTCCCAAAATATAacggcacattcctgtaggaGTGTAGCCTTTGATGAACCTCGCTTGAGGTTGCACATAGGAAGGTCTGTGGTCATGAGATTAAGCGGTATCTTGAATGTTGAATGTGCTGTCTTCCCATTTGATAGTAGCTGTGCCGCAATGCCACTGCTGGCGACAGCAAGGGCGACAAATCCTCTTGATCTGAGGCGTGCCAGGGAAAGGTTAATCAGGTAGGTTTTACCTGTGCCACCTGGGgcatcaataaaaataatccCTCCTTGCCCATGGTCCACCATATCTGTAATGCGAAGGTCAATGTTGCGTTGGTCAATCGTCAAATTCGTTTCATTTTCGTCTACAAATTGTTGCAGTGCTTCTCTGTCATAAGATTTTTCTCTAAGTAGGTcaactgtcagtctgtcttcatGTCCCCTGTTTACAGGCGGCAGTCCGTACTCTTCAAGTTTCTGTCCACTCATCTGCTGTACTAATTCCTGTAGTCGAAAGAGACACTCGTTGTACATATCATCACTATAGTCCATGTCAGGCTGTCGAGCTTCCCTCCTACACTGATGCAGTATGTCATCAGTCATATCATTTCGATATGCAGACCATATGGCAAGAGGGTCAGCAACATCACACGTGGTCAatataacagcaaacagagCACGTAGTGTAGATGCTCCGGCTCGCATGGCTGCCTCTTGCATGGCCATGGTCCAATGCAAGTCTTCTTCCAACAAACCCATGCAGTTACATGCTTCGCGAAAAGTCTGGCACTTTCGTGCATCAATCGTAAGCAAGTCATCAAAAGAGCAAGGTCCCCGCTTATGGTGAAGCAGAAGGCGTAAAAAGAAGCATTCCTGTTGCTTAGGATGCACGGCGTACACTCGACCAATGACCTCACTTTTTTTAAATGAAGTTATTTGACCATCACTGTAAACAGCTGTGCCAAGCCTTCGAGGGTTCCACGTTTTGGTGCCTGAATGAAATGTAAAGTACTCGGGCACATTTACATAAAGCAAATTTTGAACAAACCTCTGGTCGGGCGTAGCAAGCTGGTCAAGATCTGGACGATACCGAGCGCAGAGATCAAAAAAAGCTGTCAACGTGGTTTTAGGTGGACGTTGAGCAAGAGCAACAGCATTTTGATCATTGTAAACAACCCTCTGCCCATTTAGTAGGTGGACATGAAGGTTTGTCACTGCTGGATGACGATCGTGAATGGTAAAGTTCAGTATTCTCCAGCAAGCTTCACTGCAACTGACGTATCTTGCTGTCTGGTACAGATCTATTTCATCGATAGGTTGGGATTTTTCTAGCGAAAAAACTGCCATGTCCCTGCCCTTGTTGACATACTTTAGGACATACTTGATAGACTTGACACTTGTACAAAGCTCTACGTTGATATGACAGGCAAACATTCGGCAGAGGTAGGGAGAGTAAGGTACTACCCATCGATTGTCTATACAGACATCGTTACCTTTGATCTTCTTTATTCCTTGATGGCCACAATCATCGGGTTTACGTCGTCGATATGATGGATAACCATCATGGCCGCTCTGAGTATCACTTTTAAACTCTTTCGGGTAACGTTTCGTGCATGCTCCATCTCGCATGCAGGGTGAGTGCTTGTCCATGCGACCGCAAGGGCCATGAATCATGTTTGTCATGACTATATCAAACAGCACCTTGTCAGAGTTAGGGTCAGGCAACTCAGCGGAAATAGCGGCATCGATGTCATCAGCATGAATGCTGTGCTCTGCAGGTAACCAAACTAAAATATGAGCATGTGGCAGACCACGTTTCTGCCATTCAATGGAACACAGGTATGCAATAGTCTTGCCGAAGATGCAGTGCTtggtcaactgtttgatgagTTCCTTTCTTTTTAGGTTAAAGACACGTGCAATTAGGTCTGGACGATGTTGTGCTGTCTGCATGGGCAGCAGTTCATCAGTGATTTCTTTCCAGCCGGGATTGCACGTCATTGTGATAAAAAGAGAAGGCCTACCAAACTTTCTAACATAGCACATGGCATCCTGTGTACGTTCATGCATGTACCGTGGTCCTCCAGTATAGGAGCTAGGTAAGATCACCGTCTTACCGATGTTTGTTGGATCTCCATCACTTGCCAGAAGTGCATCTCTCAACTCACCATATTGTTCAGCTCGAAGTTTTGTTTGCTCTCGCCGAAGGAAGCACAGCCGTTCGGTCTCTATTTTGGCGTACATGTCAACAACATATTGTTGCATCAGTCTCTGACACCGTAGCAAGATGTTAAAGTCTGCACCACCTCGCATCATCAGTCGATACGCATAATGTTTCATCGCAGATACTTTGTACTGGTTTGGGACTGGTTGGTCAGGAAAATAGTATCCATCATCTCCATGTGGAAGTATGAGAGGATACTGCAAAGCATCATAGCTGCGATGAGTTTCAGCTATTCTTGTAAGGCTGCCATCAGACTTACGAAGGACAATGTCTCTCTTTCCATGTTCTTCTGTGACCATAAGCACAGCTACCTCATCACACATTGGAGCATTAAACCGCCCTCTGTGTTCTCTAGGAGGCCTcttgtcagcatgaatcaCAACCTTGTACTGCTGATCATATTCACGGAGAACGTCTTTGGCTAATTTAAAACTCTGCACATACCTATTGATGGCATGAAGCATGTTTTGTAAACCCTCAATGATATTTATCCTCAAACCAGGAACAATGCCTTGTCTTACTTGTATCTCTCTCTCCACATCACCCAAAAAGTAGATTTGAGCAAATTTGGATTCTTCATTAGGCAAAGGGCACAGGCTTCCAATGAGGTGGTACACTTGACCTTGCACTTTGAAGCAAGGATTCCATCCATGTGTTTCCTTAATTTCATTGCAACCCATTGATGTCATCTGAAAAGCTGAATTGTACTTGCGAATATTTGTAAGGAAATGCCTAGACGTTTCTGAGTCACCTAGAAGCAATGATTTTAGCAAGAGCGGTGGATCTTGCAGAGTTGCCAGTTTCACTTTTCCGCTACtgcaacacatgccaggtgcttctcctttccacttcatagcgccgcagttgacacacacgtttgtcatagagccaatacaacacggaagtggaggttGTGCTGCATCATAGTTCAGAGCTGGTGGAATATTCGGTTGCTGTCGCACTCTTGTTGCAGTATGTCTTTCTCGATCACTGTGAAGTCGTCGCTGTCTAgctagctcatcttccgctgcacgcgctgcagcagttctgttgcagtgggcggccaatcgttcttgtctggctagctcatcttccgctgcacgcgctgcagcagttctgttgcagtcggAGGCCAATCGCTCGTGTCtggctagctcatcttccgctgtacgcgctgcagcagttctgttgcagtcggCGGCCAATCGCTCTTGTCtggctagctcatcttccgctgcacgcgctgcagcagttctgttgcggtcggcggccaatcgttcttgtctggctaCAATGTGTTCATCTACGCGAGTTCTAGCAGTGGTATCACGATTAATCTGAAGTCGtcgctgtctgtctaactCGTTTTCGTTCGCGCGAGCCGTAGCGCTTCTGTGTCTGTCGCTGTCTAGTCGCCATTGTCTAGCTGCCTCACCTTGCTCAGCACGCGCTCTCGCCACTCTATCTCTACCGGAGTCCAAACGTTGCCGtctaatccgttccccgtatataacgaatgccgactctcgtcatttcgacagtcccgctgaacgtcgtctgttcgaagacgttgctggcgtttcggggaagaggtgcatcaaacacggcagctccgtatctaacgaagtcacgacgcgtaccgactgtcgtcatttcgacggtcccgctgaacgtcgtctgctcgaagacgttgctggcgtttcggggaacaggtgcatcgaacacggcagctcttcgacggtcgcagaccggcaaacgactgtgtgcgtattttttcgagacccggatatcagcaagaatatcttccttttcccgacgtcgtcggcaatagacgacacgctcggcgcgtaccgtccgacgtcgggaacgggcagtctaaattcggtggagacacgatgcgtcgatccggagatattcgcgcgcgagcggaagcgagcgcgatcggcgggaaacgacgtcgtcgtgggagaagtcaggaagacgacggcggtctgactttcgacctcaatgaattcggcgtgcgcgagcgaaattcggccgagatcggactcgccgtcttcgagagacgctcgtacgtacggacacacagacagacagacacacagacacctctcctatatatatagagatatatatatatatactatataatatactgtataatatactgtataatatactgtataatatactgtatatatactgtatatatactgtataatatactgtata
This window of the Corticium candelabrum chromosome 17, ooCorCand1.1, whole genome shotgun sequence genome carries:
- the LOC134193170 gene encoding uncharacterized protein LOC134193170 isoform X2, with product MKNPNLLKSTFWVMWRERYKYVQSFKLAKDVLREYDQQYKVVIHADKRPPREHRGRFNAPMCDEVAVLMVTEEHGKRDIVLRKSDGSLTRIAETHRSYDALQYPLILPHGDDGYYFPDQPVPNQYKVSAMKHYAYRLMMRGGADFNILLRCQRLMQQYVVDMYAKIETERLCFLRREQTKLRAEQYGELRDALLASDGDPTNIGKTVILPSSYTGGPRYMHERTQDAMCYVRKFGRPSLFITMTCNPGWKEITDELLPMQTAQHRPDLIARVFNLKRKELIKQLTKHCIFGKTIAYLCSIEWQKRGLPHAHILVWLPAEHSIHADDIDAAISAELPDPNSDKVLFDIVMTNMIHGPCGRMDKHSPCMRDGACTKRYPKEFKSDTQSGHDGYPSYRRRKPDDCGHQGIKKIKGNDVCIDNRWVVPYSPYLCRMFACHINVELCTSVKSIKYVLKYVNKGRDMAVFSLEKSQPIDEIDLYQTARYVSCSEACWRILNFTIHDRHPAVTNLHVHLLNGQRVVYNDQNAVALAQRPPKTTLTAFFDLCARYRPDLDQLATPDQRFVQNLLYVNVPEYFTFHSGTKTWNPRRLGTAVYSDGQITSFKKSEVIGRVYAVHPKQQECFFLRLLLHHKRGPCSFDDLLTIDARKCQTFREACNCMGLLEEDLHWTMAMQEAAMRAGASTLRALFAVILTTCDVADPLAIWSAYRNDMTDDILHQCRREARQPDMDYSDDMYNECLFRLQELVQQMSGQKLEEYGLPPVNRGHEDRLTVDLLREKSYDREALQQFVDENETNLTIDQRNIDLRITDMVDHGQGGIIFIDAPGGTGKTYLINLSLARLRSRGFVALAVASSGIAAQLLSNGKTAHSTFKIPLNLMTTDLPMCNLKRGSSKATLLQECAVIFWDEATMANKLAFEALDRTLQDLRQSSRPFGGILVVLSGDFRQTLPVIRGGTRANEIDACIKSSHLWQHVETHSLTTNMRAYLYGDANAAEFASLLLRVGNGHIPVVEGRHTIFIPEDLGTVTDSPQTLIERVYPNLQHHYQDFEWLMQRAILAPHNVSIRDINWEMLQLFPGEIKIYKSIDTVRDDDAVHYPSEFLNSLEPAGMPPHKLALKVGIPLMVVRNLAPGIANGTRLILKRMMNNCLEATIATGPHKAQDVYLPKIPLIPSDTGLPFEFKRLQFPVKVCFAMTINKAQGQTLAVAGLDLHEPSFSHGQLYVGISRVASKHGLTFLAKEGKTKNVVYQEVLSTR
- the LOC134193170 gene encoding uncharacterized protein LOC134193170 isoform X1, giving the protein MTNVCVNCGAMKWKGEAPGMCCSSGKVKLATLQDPPLLLKSLLLGDSETSRHFLTNIRKYNSAFQMTSMGCNEIKETHGWNPCFKVQGQVYHLIGSLCPLPNEESKFAQIYFLGDVEREIQVRQGIVPGLRINIIEGLQNMLHAINRYVQSFKLAKDVLREYDQQYKVVIHADKRPPREHRGRFNAPMCDEVAVLMVTEEHGKRDIVLRKSDGSLTRIAETHRSYDALQYPLILPHGDDGYYFPDQPVPNQYKVSAMKHYAYRLMMRGGADFNILLRCQRLMQQYVVDMYAKIETERLCFLRREQTKLRAEQYGELRDALLASDGDPTNIGKTVILPSSYTGGPRYMHERTQDAMCYVRKFGRPSLFITMTCNPGWKEITDELLPMQTAQHRPDLIARVFNLKRKELIKQLTKHCIFGKTIAYLCSIEWQKRGLPHAHILVWLPAEHSIHADDIDAAISAELPDPNSDKVLFDIVMTNMIHGPCGRMDKHSPCMRDGACTKRYPKEFKSDTQSGHDGYPSYRRRKPDDCGHQGIKKIKGNDVCIDNRWVVPYSPYLCRMFACHINVELCTSVKSIKYVLKYVNKGRDMAVFSLEKSQPIDEIDLYQTARYVSCSEACWRILNFTIHDRHPAVTNLHVHLLNGQRVVYNDQNAVALAQRPPKTTLTAFFDLCARYRPDLDQLATPDQRFVQNLLYVNVPEYFTFHSGTKTWNPRRLGTAVYSDGQITSFKKSEVIGRVYAVHPKQQECFFLRLLLHHKRGPCSFDDLLTIDARKCQTFREACNCMGLLEEDLHWTMAMQEAAMRAGASTLRALFAVILTTCDVADPLAIWSAYRNDMTDDILHQCRREARQPDMDYSDDMYNECLFRLQELVQQMSGQKLEEYGLPPVNRGHEDRLTVDLLREKSYDREALQQFVDENETNLTIDQRNIDLRITDMVDHGQGGIIFIDAPGGTGKTYLINLSLARLRSRGFVALAVASSGIAAQLLSNGKTAHSTFKIPLNLMTTDLPMCNLKRGSSKATLLQECAVIFWDEATMANKLAFEALDRTLQDLRQSSRPFGGILVVLSGDFRQTLPVIRGGTRANEIDACIKSSHLWQHVETHSLTTNMRAYLYGDANAAEFASLLLRVGNGHIPVVEGRHTIFIPEDLGTVTDSPQTLIERVYPNLQHHYQDFEWLMQRAILAPHNVSIRDINWEMLQLFPGEIKIYKSIDTVRDDDAVHYPSEFLNSLEPAGMPPHKLALKVGIPLMVVRNLAPGIANGTRLILKRMMNNCLEATIATGPHKAQDVYLPKIPLIPSDTGLPFEFKRLQFPVKVCFAMTINKAQGQTLAVAGLDLHEPSFSHGQLYVGISRVASKHGLTFLAKEGKTKNVVYQEVLSTR